A stretch of the Filimonas lacunae genome encodes the following:
- the argH gene encoding argininosuccinate lyase, whose product MKLWSKNIDSLKEVELFTVGKDREFDLLLAPFDVLGNIAHAKMLATVGLLTTEEAEILAKELHQIYASIQQHPSLPANGNKGEAAFVIQDDVEDVHSQVEFLLTQKLGDIGKKIHSARSRNDQVLVDVKLFLRAELEQTVHAVQSFFELLTAKSEEFREYLLPGYTHLQLAMPSSFGLWLGAYAESLVDDTITLKAAYDVVNKNPLGSAAGYGSSFPINRTLTTQLLGFADLNYNVVYAQMGRGKAERIVAMALANVAETLAKLSMDACLFLNQNFGFISFPPQLTTGSSIMPHKKNPDVFELIRSYCNRIKALPNEIMMMTTNLPSGYHRDLQLLKEHLFPAFTTLRSCMEMAGLMLSNMEVKKDILQDEKYKYLFSVEEVNKLVLEGLPFRDAYKKVGLDIEAGQFTYSTEVNHTHEGSIGNLCNHKITANMHEVLSSFEFENASGALEQLLKG is encoded by the coding sequence ATGAAACTCTGGTCAAAAAATATTGATTCTTTAAAAGAAGTTGAACTGTTTACTGTTGGTAAAGACAGAGAGTTTGATTTGTTACTGGCCCCTTTTGATGTGCTGGGAAATATTGCCCATGCAAAAATGCTGGCCACTGTAGGTTTATTAACTACTGAAGAAGCAGAAATTCTTGCCAAAGAGTTACATCAAATTTACGCAAGCATACAGCAGCACCCTTCTTTACCTGCTAATGGCAATAAAGGGGAAGCCGCTTTTGTTATTCAGGATGATGTAGAAGATGTGCATTCACAGGTAGAGTTTTTGCTCACGCAGAAACTGGGTGATATTGGAAAAAAAATCCACTCAGCCCGCAGCCGCAACGACCAGGTTCTGGTAGACGTAAAGCTCTTCCTCAGGGCGGAGCTGGAACAAACGGTACATGCTGTTCAATCTTTCTTTGAACTGCTGACAGCTAAAAGCGAAGAATTCAGAGAATACCTGCTGCCAGGTTATACCCACTTGCAGCTGGCCATGCCTTCCTCTTTTGGTTTATGGTTAGGCGCTTACGCGGAAAGTTTAGTAGACGATACTATTACGCTGAAAGCAGCCTACGATGTAGTGAATAAAAACCCGCTGGGTTCTGCTGCAGGATATGGGTCTTCTTTCCCTATCAACAGAACATTGACGACACAGTTATTAGGCTTTGCCGATTTAAACTATAACGTAGTATATGCACAGATGGGACGTGGTAAGGCTGAACGTATTGTAGCCATGGCATTAGCTAACGTGGCTGAAACTTTGGCTAAGCTGTCTATGGATGCCTGTTTGTTCCTGAATCAGAATTTTGGGTTCATCAGTTTCCCGCCACAGTTAACTACTGGTTCCAGCATCATGCCGCATAAGAAGAATCCAGATGTATTTGAATTAATCCGCTCTTATTGTAATCGCATTAAGGCATTACCGAATGAAATAATGATGATGACCACCAATTTACCATCTGGTTACCATCGCGATCTGCAATTGCTGAAAGAGCATTTGTTCCCGGCTTTCACCACTTTACGCTCTTGTATGGAAATGGCAGGATTGATGCTTTCTAACATGGAAGTGAAGAAAGATATTCTGCAGGATGAAAAATACAAGTACCTGTTTAGTGTGGAAGAAGTAAACAAGCTGGTACTGGAAGGGCTTCCATTCAGAGACGCCTATAAAAAAGTGGGCCTGGACATAGAAGCAGGCCAGTTTACCTATAGCACAGAAGTAAACCATACCCATGAGGGAAGCATTGGTAATCTGTGCAACCATAAAATTACGGCTAACATGCACGAGGTACTTTCCTCTTTCGAGTTTGAAAATGCTTCAGGTGCGTTGGAACAATTACTGAAAGGGTAA
- a CDS encoding response regulator transcription factor codes for MSRIKVLYIEDEQFLGKIVKETLESRGFDVVMETNGEVAMDVFVQESPDICVLDIMLPGMNGFELAEAIRAINDDIPVIFLTAKVQTEDVVKGFKVGGNDYIRKPFSMEELIVRIEHLLRVKKDSIAQSITSEVLSLGHYQFHLQRQVLLGQNTEKRLSYRESELLKFLWLNRSTVIDRKAILNELWGNDSFFNSRNLDVYITKLRGYLKEDPALEIITIKGVGYRFVTGSPL; via the coding sequence ATGAGTAGAATTAAAGTACTATACATAGAAGACGAGCAGTTTTTAGGGAAAATTGTAAAAGAAACCCTGGAGAGCAGGGGCTTTGATGTAGTAATGGAAACCAATGGCGAAGTGGCTATGGATGTGTTTGTGCAGGAAAGCCCCGATATATGTGTATTGGATATAATGCTGCCTGGTATGAATGGTTTTGAATTGGCCGAAGCCATCCGGGCCATAAATGACGATATCCCCGTGATCTTCTTAACTGCAAAAGTGCAAACCGAGGATGTGGTAAAAGGCTTTAAAGTAGGAGGTAACGACTATATACGCAAGCCGTTTAGTATGGAAGAGCTGATTGTGCGTATTGAGCATCTGCTACGGGTAAAAAAAGATTCCATTGCTCAGTCTATCACTTCCGAAGTATTGTCACTGGGCCACTACCAGTTTCATTTACAACGGCAGGTGCTGTTGGGACAAAATACAGAAAAGCGCTTGTCTTACAGGGAAAGTGAATTGTTGAAGTTTTTATGGCTAAACCGTAGCACGGTAATAGACCGTAAAGCCATCTTGAATGAGCTATGGGGAAATGACTCGTTTTTTAACAGCCGTAACCTGGATGTGTATATTACTAAGCTGCGTGGATACTTAAAGGAAGATCCTGCCCTGGAGATAATAACAATAAAGGGGGTAGGCTATCGTTTTGTGACAGGCTCCCCCCTTTAA
- a CDS encoding sensor histidine kinase, which yields MNRLHLSRVLMAGTIILIAAFQCYWLVKVYKEEYNTLQRKTDILLKDAIQQIQAERMKGLPASLRPENIEKIEIVSDDKNNVHSNNKAIITTRSSAGADINKGGGFKHDSVKVLHWSKRMGNGSDSMMDFPPPPPFFNIAIAKVVDSLQNKAKGKDTQNVRSFILELNKLDDSIPIAKLDSHYTRILQKENIYLAFQLKTASLPNRRAAMDSVPKSDKLTTRFAMQGFNASIGYYAVFENPFSYISKKLLIPFCVSIMLIGFTIISFVFVYRNMLAQQRLADMKNEFISNITHELKTPVATVNVAIEALRNFNALEDTVRTKEYLDISAIELQRLSLLIDKVLRLSMFENHNVSLRLESVDIVTLTQEVLTSMRLQLEKAKATVHFNPEQSILPMQADRLHFTSVIYNLLDNAIKYSPANPVIDIQLLTDNQSTVFTVKDNGIGIPAAYKHKLFEKFFRVPDNDRHNTRGYGLGLSYVAHIIRLHKGTIEVNSEEGKGSTFIIKLPLVHE from the coding sequence ATGAACAGGCTGCATCTTTCCCGTGTGTTAATGGCCGGCACTATTATTTTAATAGCTGCCTTCCAGTGCTATTGGCTGGTAAAAGTGTATAAAGAGGAATACAATACCCTGCAACGAAAAACCGATATACTGCTGAAGGATGCCATACAGCAAATACAGGCAGAACGAATGAAGGGGCTACCCGCTTCGCTTCGCCCGGAGAATATTGAAAAAATAGAAATAGTATCAGACGATAAAAACAATGTACATTCTAACAACAAAGCTATTATAACCACCAGGTCTTCTGCTGGCGCTGATATCAATAAGGGGGGCGGCTTTAAACATGATTCTGTAAAAGTGCTTCATTGGTCAAAAAGGATGGGTAATGGTAGTGATTCAATGATGGATTTCCCGCCTCCGCCACCATTTTTTAATATAGCTATTGCCAAAGTGGTAGACAGTTTACAGAACAAAGCCAAAGGAAAAGATACACAAAACGTAAGGAGCTTTATACTGGAATTGAATAAGCTGGATGACTCTATCCCCATTGCAAAGCTGGATTCTCATTACACCCGTATTCTCCAAAAAGAAAACATCTACCTGGCTTTTCAGTTAAAAACAGCCAGCTTGCCTAACAGGAGGGCTGCTATGGATTCTGTGCCTAAAAGCGATAAGCTTACCACCCGGTTTGCCATGCAGGGTTTCAATGCCTCAATAGGTTATTATGCTGTTTTCGAAAATCCCTTTTCCTACATCTCCAAAAAGCTGCTGATCCCTTTCTGTGTATCAATTATGCTGATAGGGTTTACTATTATCTCATTTGTGTTTGTATACCGCAATATGCTGGCGCAACAGCGCCTTGCGGATATGAAAAATGAGTTCATCAGCAATATCACCCATGAATTAAAAACCCCGGTAGCTACGGTGAATGTAGCTATAGAAGCATTACGCAATTTCAACGCCTTAGAAGATACTGTTCGTACCAAAGAATACCTTGATATTTCTGCCATTGAATTGCAGCGCCTTAGCTTGCTGATAGACAAGGTTTTACGGTTAAGTATGTTTGAAAACCATAACGTAAGCCTCCGGCTGGAATCTGTTGATATAGTGACGCTTACACAGGAGGTATTAACCAGTATGCGCCTGCAGCTGGAAAAAGCAAAAGCTACAGTTCATTTTAACCCTGAGCAAAGCATTTTACCTATGCAGGCAGACAGGTTGCATTTCACCAGTGTGATATACAATCTGCTGGATAATGCTATCAAGTACAGCCCTGCCAACCCGGTAATAGATATACAATTACTCACAGATAACCAATCAACGGTTTTTACTGTAAAGGATAATGGAATAGGTATTCCGGCTGCATATAAACACAAATTGTTCGAAAAGTTTTTCCGGGTGCCTGATAACGACAGGCATAATACACGTGGCTACGGTTTAGGTCTTAGCTATGTAGCGCATATCATCCGGTTGCATAAAGGCACTATTGAGGTAAACAGCGAGGAGGGAAAAGGCAGTACATTTATTATTAAACTTCCGTTGGTGCATGAGTAG
- a CDS encoding GLPGLI family protein, with protein MRQVILSVCSLALVCSVAAQAKEGTITYERKINLHRRLKDEQMKAMMPEFRTNKQQLLFSDSICVYKAVEEENAPDPFEGGGAPGGSPGGPGGGQRMGPPPGMPGQNNVLYINFSNLKIVEQTELGEKTFLIADTVKVQPWKLSDETKTVLNYPCKKAALKTLRGQEVVAWYTESIITPAGPEMFNGLPGAVLQVDVNDGEMLFTALEVSNKVDKKALKEPAKGKATTREEYNKKIQEMFNNRGPGGPRMIQIN; from the coding sequence ATGAGGCAAGTAATATTATCAGTATGTAGCCTGGCGCTGGTTTGCTCGGTGGCTGCTCAGGCAAAAGAGGGCACCATTACTTATGAAAGAAAAATAAACCTGCACCGCCGTTTGAAAGACGAGCAGATGAAGGCAATGATGCCCGAATTCAGAACCAACAAGCAACAACTTCTGTTTAGCGACAGTATATGTGTATACAAAGCAGTGGAAGAAGAAAATGCACCTGATCCGTTTGAGGGAGGTGGCGCACCGGGTGGCAGTCCAGGTGGACCCGGCGGTGGTCAACGTATGGGACCTCCTCCGGGAATGCCTGGACAAAACAATGTATTGTATATCAATTTCAGTAATCTGAAAATTGTTGAACAAACAGAGCTGGGAGAGAAAACCTTCCTGATTGCAGATACCGTAAAAGTTCAACCCTGGAAGTTGAGTGATGAAACCAAAACCGTGTTGAACTATCCCTGCAAAAAGGCAGCGCTGAAAACACTACGCGGACAAGAGGTGGTTGCGTGGTATACCGAGAGCATTATTACTCCTGCCGGTCCGGAAATGTTTAATGGCTTGCCTGGTGCAGTGCTGCAGGTAGATGTAAATGATGGAGAAATGTTGTTTACTGCCCTGGAGGTGAGTAACAAAGTAGATAAGAAAGCTTTAAAAGAGCCTGCAAAAGGCAAAGCCACTACCCGCGAAGAGTACAATAAGAAAATACAGGAAATGTTTAATAATCGTGGGCCGGGTGGCCCCAGGATGATCCAGATAAATTAA
- the mqnC gene encoding cyclic dehypoxanthinyl futalosine synthase: protein MNLSALYQKALDFEFLSIEEGMFLFEHAPLTELMYVADELRKKQVPHGKVTWQIDRNVNTTNVCVANCKFCNFYRIPGHADAYITDIDTYKKKIEETLKFGGDQLLLQGGHHPGLGLQFYTDLFSQLKSLYPNLKLHTLGPPEVAHICKLEKMSHHDVLKALKEAGMDSLPGAGAEILTDRVRRLISKGKCGSDEWLAIMHEAHKLDITTSATMMFGHVETIEERFIHLTRIREVQAKKPESAKGFLAFIPWTFQDVDTLLTRIRGVHNLTTQDEYIRMLAISRIMLPNVINIQASWLTVGKQTAQICLHAGANDWGSIMIEENVVSAAGAPHRFTYKTMQKAIKEAGFEPQLRNQQYEWRPIPEAIVEQVINY, encoded by the coding sequence ATGAATTTATCAGCGTTATACCAGAAGGCGCTAGACTTCGAGTTTTTAAGCATAGAAGAAGGGATGTTCCTGTTTGAACACGCGCCGTTAACCGAATTAATGTATGTGGCGGATGAGCTTCGTAAAAAGCAGGTACCGCACGGCAAGGTTACGTGGCAGATTGATAGAAACGTAAATACTACCAATGTATGCGTGGCAAACTGCAAATTCTGCAACTTTTACCGCATTCCCGGTCACGCCGATGCTTATATTACCGATATAGACACCTATAAAAAGAAGATTGAAGAAACCCTGAAGTTTGGCGGCGACCAGTTGTTATTACAGGGCGGCCACCACCCGGGTTTAGGACTTCAGTTTTATACCGATTTGTTCAGTCAACTGAAAAGTCTGTATCCAAACCTGAAATTGCACACTTTAGGCCCACCAGAAGTAGCACATATCTGCAAACTGGAAAAAATGAGCCATCATGATGTATTGAAAGCCCTGAAAGAAGCTGGTATGGATTCCCTGCCCGGCGCTGGTGCTGAAATACTTACTGATAGGGTGCGCAGGTTGATCAGCAAAGGTAAATGTGGCAGCGATGAATGGCTGGCTATTATGCATGAAGCGCATAAGCTGGACATTACTACCAGCGCAACTATGATGTTTGGCCATGTTGAAACCATAGAAGAACGTTTTATACACCTTACCCGTATACGTGAAGTGCAAGCTAAAAAGCCGGAAAGCGCCAAAGGCTTCCTGGCATTTATACCCTGGACCTTCCAGGATGTAGACACCCTGCTTACCCGCATCAGGGGTGTGCATAACCTTACTACCCAGGACGAATACATTCGCATGCTGGCTATCAGCCGTATTATGTTACCGAACGTTATAAACATACAGGCCAGCTGGCTTACTGTTGGTAAACAAACAGCGCAGATTTGTTTACACGCCGGAGCGAATGACTGGGGCAGCATTATGATTGAAGAAAACGTAGTAAGTGCTGCCGGCGCTCCGCACCGTTTTACTTACAAAACCATGCAGAAAGCGATTAAAGAAGCAGGCTTTGAACCGCAGCTGCGTAACCAGCAATATGAATGGCGTCCTATTCCGGAAGCAATAGTAGAGCAGGTAATTAATTACTAA
- a CDS encoding aspartyl protease family protein produces MPGLRHKCFYTAAILLLMNLLPSQARTQEQFVAPQARLLTTFSFKMLTGGIVIVQAALDNFKDSLNFIFDTGSGGISLDSATVDYLQLERTATSRTIKGIAGVRKVDFAFNHCLNLPGLKVDSLDFHINNYDLLTSVYGVRIDGIMGYSFLKRYIVAIDYDKHEMKVYSPGSFTYPKNSHFLRPYFSSIPMQYVFVKDARDVLARYYMDTGAGLCMLFSESLIHDSAFLSKKRKRYPTQAEGLGGKKSMDMTVIKEVKVGPFKFRKVPVYIFDDDYNVTAYPTLGGLLGNDIMRRFNVVFNYADQLVCIKPNTHYREEFDYSYTGLGIYVVDRYIKVVDIIKGSPGDRAGFKPDDIIISIDNNFSNDIQAFKTQLQHARTTLRIVVLRNGNPVMLKLHIKSILN; encoded by the coding sequence ATGCCAGGATTGCGCCATAAATGCTTTTATACTGCCGCTATACTGTTATTAATGAACCTGTTACCCTCCCAAGCCCGTACACAGGAACAATTTGTAGCACCGCAGGCCCGGTTGTTAACCACTTTTAGCTTTAAAATGCTTACAGGGGGTATTGTTATTGTTCAGGCTGCCCTGGATAATTTCAAAGACAGTCTCAATTTCATTTTTGATACAGGAAGCGGGGGTATTTCTCTGGATTCTGCCACTGTTGATTACCTGCAACTGGAACGAACAGCTACTTCCCGTACCATAAAAGGTATTGCAGGTGTAAGAAAAGTGGATTTTGCTTTTAACCACTGCCTGAACCTACCAGGATTAAAAGTGGATTCGCTGGATTTTCACATTAATAACTACGACCTTCTTACCAGTGTATATGGGGTTCGCATAGATGGAATAATGGGTTATTCTTTTTTGAAACGCTACATCGTAGCTATCGATTATGATAAGCACGAAATGAAAGTATACAGTCCGGGTTCTTTTACCTACCCCAAAAACAGTCACTTCCTGCGCCCCTATTTCTCTTCTATTCCTATGCAGTATGTTTTTGTAAAGGATGCACGCGATGTACTGGCGCGTTATTACATGGATACCGGTGCGGGTTTATGTATGTTGTTTTCAGAATCGTTGATACACGACAGCGCTTTTCTTTCTAAAAAACGGAAAAGATATCCTACACAGGCCGAAGGATTGGGGGGTAAAAAAAGTATGGATATGACGGTAATAAAAGAAGTGAAAGTGGGGCCGTTTAAATTTCGTAAGGTGCCCGTGTATATTTTTGATGATGACTATAATGTAACAGCTTATCCTACATTGGGAGGATTGCTGGGCAATGATATTATGCGTCGTTTCAATGTAGTATTTAACTACGCCGATCAGCTGGTTTGCATAAAGCCCAATACCCATTACAGGGAGGAGTTTGACTATTCCTACACAGGTTTGGGAATTTATGTAGTGGATAGATACATTAAGGTGGTAGATATTATAAAAGGATCGCCGGGTGATAGAGCAGGATTTAAACCTGATGATATTATCATCAGCATCGATAATAATTTCTCTAACGATATCCAGGCTTTCAAAACACAATTGCAACATGCCCGAACCACCCTGCGCATAGTGGTATTACGCAATGGAAATCCCGTAATGCTTAAACTTCATATTAAAAGCATCCTAAATTAA
- a CDS encoding M20 family metallo-hydrolase, which yields METAQLYKEALQLLQQLIATPSYSKEEDKTAAILEQFLQQKGVQTHRCMNNVWALNKHFDPAKPTVLLNSHHDTVKPNPQYTKDPFTPVIEEGRLYGLGSNDAGGCLVSLMAAFLYFYDQQNLKYNVIIGASAEEEISGVNGIEALLKDAAFTAALNNKPPAFAIVGEPTLLNLAIAEKGLMVLDGMAHGKAGHAAREEGENSVYKALKDIEWISTYRFPKTSEWLGPVKMSVTVINTENKAHNVVPAQCSFVVDVRVTDAYTHEEVLDIIRQHVKSEVKPRSLRMRATRIEANHPIVEAGIALGKSVYGSPTCSDKALMPFHALKCGPGDSARSHTADEFIYVEEIEKGIEHYIQLLNKVVLA from the coding sequence ATGGAAACCGCTCAATTATATAAAGAGGCGCTGCAATTATTGCAACAATTGATTGCTACGCCTTCTTATTCAAAAGAGGAAGACAAGACTGCTGCTATACTGGAACAATTTCTACAGCAAAAAGGAGTGCAAACACACAGATGTATGAATAATGTGTGGGCTTTAAACAAGCACTTCGATCCTGCAAAACCCACAGTTTTGCTCAATTCACATCACGATACGGTAAAGCCTAATCCGCAGTATACAAAAGATCCGTTTACTCCTGTTATAGAAGAAGGTAGATTGTATGGTTTGGGTAGTAATGATGCCGGTGGATGCCTGGTATCGCTGATGGCCGCTTTTTTATATTTCTACGATCAACAGAACCTGAAATACAATGTAATTATCGGGGCTTCTGCCGAAGAAGAAATTTCGGGTGTAAATGGTATAGAAGCCTTATTGAAAGATGCTGCTTTTACTGCCGCATTAAACAATAAGCCACCAGCCTTTGCTATAGTAGGAGAGCCTACTTTATTAAATCTGGCTATTGCCGAGAAAGGATTAATGGTGCTGGATGGTATGGCACATGGTAAAGCAGGACATGCTGCCAGGGAAGAAGGTGAAAATTCAGTGTACAAAGCGTTGAAAGACATTGAGTGGATCAGCACTTATCGTTTTCCTAAAACTTCAGAATGGTTAGGCCCTGTAAAAATGAGCGTAACCGTTATCAACACAGAAAATAAAGCACACAATGTGGTTCCCGCACAATGCTCCTTTGTAGTAGACGTGCGTGTAACCGATGCTTATACACACGAGGAAGTGCTGGACATTATCAGGCAACATGTAAAAAGCGAAGTAAAGCCCCGCAGCCTGCGTATGCGTGCCACCCGTATAGAAGCCAATCACCCTATTGTGGAGGCGGGTATAGCGCTGGGTAAATCTGTATATGGTTCACCCACCTGTTCCGATAAAGCCTTAATGCCCTTCCACGCATTAAAATGCGGTCCTGGCGATAGTGCGCGTAGCCATACTGCAGATGAATTTATTTATGTAGAGGAGATTGAAAAGGGGATAGAACATTATATACAACTGTTAAACAAAGTAGTGCTGGCTTAA
- a CDS encoding outer membrane beta-barrel protein — MPKSFTLLILSIVFCSVSFAQKTTVKGRIYDSSLHKGLAYATVSLVHEKDSTLVTFGRADSAGYFSFKAIDKGTYLLSTSYVGYLPVWKKLTVQAQEQTEFIPDVSMTDLVTAQNVTVVSKRPPVTMNNDTLEFNSENFKTQPNAVVEDMLKKMPGVTIESDGSVKINGQSVQKILVNGKEFFTGDPKMATKNLPADAVDKVQVFDKKSDQSEFTGVDDGNTTKTINLKLKKDRNNALFGKINGAAGTNNRYDAQTSINRFNNEEQVSLLAMANNTNKQGFSIADAMNFSGSLARGLRNGGGINISTSGNESGLPTTGLGQNQQGVATTFAGGVNYNNNWQQKTDLNTSYTGSDMHLVADKTSNTQNLSATNSYTKAELSKTISDNAQHRINLSLDQKIDSSFSLKFTPNITWQNTGSNSSSSYTSVNSNNVKLNEGTTSNITNADAVNFTGNVLLRKRLAKKGRTLSGNINTTYNHSQSTGSLNSNNVFYDDNQVATDSIINQINSRNAVTKSYGANVTYTEPVGKKSLLEFSTFGNVSIGESVKKTYDKNTGSGKYDIFNTSLSNDFTSNYTYSGGGVNFRTNQQKYNFTVGTALQSAALKAENNTAGINIRQTFTDILPNASFQYLFSRFRNMRFDYTASTIQPSVTQLQPIADISDPLNVTSGNADLKRQYNHLINMNYFAVSPENGTNVRALVSFTSSRDAIVNADSVKDNGSRSSKPVNANGVYTLTGNFGYGFSVKKLKSRFDIGSSISYNRNIAFLNNEQNVISNLSIGPMFSWNYGIDDVIDIHLSSRFSISKATYSLQPASNTNYLQQTYGGDLTYYLPWSMVLNNQFNYVLNSGRTSGFNTQVPLWNASIAKSFLKNKRAEIKLSVYDLLNKNIGITRTASQSQIVDQRYNVLNRYFLLGFTYSLNKSGLKQMGPRIMGGPPM, encoded by the coding sequence ATGCCTAAAAGCTTTACCCTTTTAATTCTTTCCATTGTGTTTTGCAGTGTTTCCTTTGCTCAGAAAACAACGGTAAAAGGTAGAATTTACGATAGTTCCCTACACAAGGGACTGGCGTATGCAACCGTATCACTGGTACACGAAAAAGATTCTACCCTGGTAACATTTGGTCGTGCAGACTCCGCCGGCTATTTCTCTTTTAAAGCTATTGACAAGGGCACTTATCTGTTATCCACCTCTTATGTGGGCTATCTTCCCGTTTGGAAAAAGCTAACTGTACAGGCACAGGAGCAAACTGAATTCATTCCGGATGTAAGTATGACAGACCTGGTTACTGCACAAAATGTAACGGTAGTATCTAAACGTCCCCCGGTTACAATGAACAATGACACATTGGAATTTAACAGCGAAAACTTCAAAACCCAACCCAATGCGGTGGTAGAAGACATGCTTAAAAAAATGCCAGGCGTAACCATAGAAAGCGATGGTTCGGTAAAGATTAATGGTCAAAGTGTTCAGAAAATATTGGTGAACGGCAAAGAGTTTTTTACGGGCGATCCTAAAATGGCCACAAAAAATTTGCCTGCTGACGCAGTAGATAAAGTTCAGGTATTTGATAAGAAGAGCGATCAGTCTGAATTTACAGGTGTTGACGATGGCAACACTACCAAGACCATCAACCTGAAACTGAAAAAGGATAGAAACAACGCGCTATTTGGTAAAATAAATGGTGCAGCAGGTACAAACAACAGGTATGATGCGCAAACAAGCATTAACCGCTTCAATAATGAAGAGCAGGTTTCTCTGCTGGCAATGGCAAACAATACCAACAAACAGGGCTTTTCTATTGCAGACGCCATGAATTTTTCGGGCTCACTGGCAAGAGGCTTACGCAATGGCGGCGGTATTAATATATCTACCAGTGGTAACGAAAGCGGTTTACCTACCACCGGCCTGGGGCAGAACCAGCAAGGGGTAGCTACTACTTTTGCAGGTGGTGTTAACTATAATAATAACTGGCAGCAAAAAACAGACTTAAATACCAGTTACACAGGTAGCGATATGCACCTGGTTGCGGACAAAACATCTAACACACAAAACCTGTCAGCTACAAACAGCTATACCAAAGCAGAGCTGTCTAAAACGATCAGTGATAATGCTCAACATCGAATCAACCTGTCGCTGGATCAAAAAATAGATAGCTCCTTCTCTTTAAAGTTCACGCCTAATATCACCTGGCAAAACACAGGCAGTAACAGCAGCAGCAGTTATACCTCTGTTAACTCCAACAACGTTAAACTAAATGAAGGCACCACCAGCAATATTACCAATGCCGATGCAGTAAACTTCACCGGCAATGTGCTGCTGCGTAAGCGGCTGGCAAAAAAGGGCAGAACGTTATCGGGTAATATCAACACTACCTACAACCATAGCCAGTCAACCGGAAGCCTTAACTCTAATAACGTGTTTTATGATGACAACCAGGTGGCTACTGATTCCATCATTAACCAGATCAATAGCCGCAATGCGGTTACCAAAAGCTATGGGGCAAATGTTACTTATACCGAACCGGTTGGTAAAAAATCCCTGTTAGAGTTCAGCACCTTTGGTAACGTAAGCATAGGAGAGAGCGTTAAAAAAACGTACGATAAAAACACAGGCAGTGGCAAGTATGATATTTTCAACACTTCACTTAGTAACGATTTCACCAGCAATTATACCTATTCAGGCGGAGGAGTAAACTTCAGAACTAATCAGCAGAAATATAATTTCACAGTAGGTACAGCCTTACAATCTGCTGCGTTAAAAGCTGAGAACAATACGGCGGGAATTAATATCCGTCAAACCTTTACGGACATTTTACCTAATGCCAGCTTTCAGTATTTGTTTAGCCGTTTTCGCAACATGCGTTTCGACTATACAGCTTCTACAATACAGCCGAGCGTAACGCAATTACAACCTATTGCCGATATCAGCGATCCGCTGAATGTAACTTCGGGAAATGCGGATCTTAAACGTCAGTACAATCATCTTATTAACATGAACTACTTTGCTGTGAGTCCTGAAAATGGTACAAATGTGCGTGCGTTGGTAAGCTTTACATCCAGTAGAGATGCTATTGTAAATGCAGATAGTGTAAAAGACAATGGCTCACGCAGCAGCAAGCCTGTAAACGCTAATGGCGTATACACACTCACTGGTAATTTCGGTTACGGGTTCTCTGTTAAAAAGCTAAAATCCAGGTTCGATATCGGTTCCAGCATTTCGTATAACCGCAATATTGCCTTCCTCAATAATGAGCAAAATGTAATATCGAATCTTTCTATAGGGCCTATGTTTTCGTGGAATTATGGAATTGATGACGTAATAGATATTCATTTATCATCGAGGTTTAGTATTAGCAAAGCAACTTACTCCTTACAGCCTGCTTCCAACACCAATTATTTGCAGCAAACGTATGGGGGCGACCTTACCTATTATTTACCATGGTCCATGGTATTAAACAACCAGTTTAACTATGTATTAAACTCTGGCAGAACAAGCGGCTTTAACACCCAGGTACCTTTGTGGAATGCTTCTATTGCCAAAAGTTTCCTAAAGAATAAGAGGGCTGAAATAAAGTTAAGTGTGTATGATCTGCTGAATAAAAACATTGGCATTACCCGCACAGCCAGCCAAAGCCAGATTGTGGATCAGCGCTATAATGTATTAAATAGGTATTTCCTTTTGGGTTTTACATATAGCCTGAACAAGTCGGGATTAAAGCAAATGGGCCCACGCATTATGGGCGGGCCACCTATGTAA